In the genome of Gordonia rubripertincta, one region contains:
- a CDS encoding transglutaminase-like domain-containing protein: MTTSPAAAERPAAALTASTFLDIHHATVQAFTQDAVGDADTDREKARRLFAAVRDQIRYDPYTVSDKPDHYRASHVIESGRGYCVPKAVVLTAAFRAANIPARLGFADVRNHLQTDALRELMGTDVFVYHGYSHVYIEGRWLKATPAFNIELCTRFGVPPIDFTGDRDALFHAHAADGSAHMEYVHERGVYNDLPLEEILAGLRHAYGPLIFSGRPAPSDAFRA; the protein is encoded by the coding sequence ATGACCACATCACCCGCGGCAGCGGAAAGGCCGGCGGCGGCGCTCACAGCATCGACCTTCCTCGACATCCATCACGCGACCGTGCAGGCCTTCACCCAAGACGCGGTCGGCGACGCGGACACCGATCGCGAGAAGGCGCGGCGCCTCTTCGCCGCAGTCCGAGACCAGATCCGTTACGACCCCTACACCGTCTCTGACAAGCCCGATCATTACCGGGCCAGCCATGTCATCGAGTCCGGACGTGGGTACTGCGTACCCAAAGCGGTCGTACTGACAGCCGCGTTCCGCGCGGCAAACATACCGGCCCGGCTCGGCTTCGCTGATGTACGCAATCATCTGCAGACCGACGCGCTGCGCGAACTCATGGGAACCGACGTCTTCGTATATCACGGATACAGCCACGTCTACATCGAGGGGCGCTGGTTGAAAGCTACACCCGCGTTCAACATTGAATTGTGCACTCGATTCGGGGTCCCACCTATCGACTTCACCGGCGATCGCGACGCGTTGTTTCACGCGCACGCGGCGGACGGCTCCGCGCACATGGAGTACGTGCACGAACGCGGCGTCTACAACGACTTGCCCCTCGAGGAAATCCTGGCGGGCCTGCGGCATGCCTACGGCCCTCTGATCTTCTCGGGACGGCCAGCTCCGTCCGACGCATTCCGCGCATAG
- a CDS encoding BtrH N-terminal domain-containing protein: MGGHCGSSAMRDLMEWSGLGFDGPPNEGLVFALGGALSLTYVRTDALVPPLYLVGRGPDFEMDLPRRLGATVEVRSTDDPQLGWDLVRDELDRGRPALVWAEIAELPYLRVQLRMSRHDIVIVGYDSDAEIAYVADNDRVEIQQVPFDALARARRSMTFPEPTRHTLFRIDWPEALPSIAVVAAEAFAQSAACMRAPAGSTIAGPVEHSGTHGIDAALALSSDVVLWHELPSDVLEVHLFSLGAFIEKAGTGGGLFRRLLACGCDEIARLTGDAATSDLARDAHRAAAAWTSVAQAAVHKGSTAATRLDHVIEAAAVLTDTESSLATSLDSAARSLRSAV; encoded by the coding sequence ATGGGCGGCCATTGCGGCTCCAGCGCGATGCGCGACTTGATGGAGTGGTCGGGACTAGGCTTCGACGGGCCACCGAACGAGGGTCTGGTGTTCGCTCTGGGCGGAGCACTCTCGCTCACGTATGTTCGCACCGACGCCCTCGTGCCGCCGTTGTATCTGGTAGGACGTGGTCCTGACTTCGAGATGGACCTCCCCCGCCGTCTCGGCGCTACGGTGGAGGTCCGGTCCACCGACGATCCCCAGCTAGGGTGGGATCTCGTCCGCGACGAACTCGACCGCGGCCGGCCCGCGCTCGTGTGGGCCGAAATTGCTGAATTGCCCTACCTGCGCGTTCAGTTGCGCATGAGTCGCCACGATATCGTCATAGTGGGCTACGACAGCGACGCAGAAATCGCTTACGTCGCAGACAACGATCGCGTCGAAATTCAACAGGTTCCCTTCGACGCGCTGGCGCGAGCCCGACGCTCGATGACCTTCCCCGAGCCGACCCGACATACGCTCTTCCGCATTGACTGGCCCGAGGCGCTACCGTCAATCGCCGTCGTGGCTGCGGAGGCGTTCGCGCAATCTGCGGCATGCATGCGCGCGCCCGCAGGATCCACGATCGCCGGCCCTGTCGAACACTCGGGGACACACGGAATAGACGCAGCCCTAGCACTATCCTCTGACGTGGTGCTCTGGCATGAGCTGCCCTCCGACGTGCTCGAAGTCCACCTATTCAGTCTTGGTGCATTCATCGAGAAGGCAGGTACGGGTGGTGGCCTGTTCCGACGACTACTCGCGTGTGGCTGCGACGAGATCGCCCGACTGACCGGCGATGCTGCAACCAGCGACCTTGCCAGAGATGCTCACCGAGCGGCTGCAGCATGGACATCAGTCGCTCAGGCGGCCGTACACAAGGGCTCGACCGCTGCTACCCGGCTCGACCACGTCATCGAGGCCGCGGCGGTTCTAACTGACACTGAGTCGAGCCTTGCCACCTCACTGGACTCCGCCGCCAGATCCCTAAGGTCCGCCGTTTAG